The following are encoded together in the Lathyrus oleraceus cultivar Zhongwan6 chromosome 3, CAAS_Psat_ZW6_1.0, whole genome shotgun sequence genome:
- the LOC127126199 gene encoding probable histone H2AXb yields MASGTPATTKKGGRGKPKTKSVSRSSKAGLQFPVGRVARFLKAGRYAQRVGSGSPVYLSAVLEYLCAEVLELAGNAARDNKKTRIVPRHIQLAVRNDEELSKLMGSVTIANGGVLPNIHQILLPKKVAGKGKSEIGSVSQEF; encoded by the exons ATGGCTTCTGGTACACCGGCAACAACCAAAAAAGGCGGAAGAGGCAAACCTAAAACCAAATCCGTTTCAAGATCAAGCAAAGCCGGTCTTCAGTTCCCCGTCGGCCGTGTCGCTCGTTTCCTTAAAGCAGGTCGTTACGCTCAACGTGTTGGATCTGGTTCACCGGTTTACCTCTCCGCTGTTCTTGAATACCTTTGCGCTGAG GTTTTGGAACTTGCGGGTAACGCTGCGAGGGATAACAAGAAGACAAGGATTGTGCCGAGACACATTCAACTTGCTGTGAGGAACGATGAGGAGTTGAGCAAGTTGATGGGATCTGTTACTATTGCTAATGGAGGTGTTTTGCCGAACATTCATCAGATTTTGTTGCCGAAGAAAGTTGCTGGAAAGGGGAAGAGCGAGATTGGATCTGTTAGTCAGGAATTTTAG